In the genome of Pseudomonas sp. P5_109, one region contains:
- a CDS encoding DUF5666 domain-containing protein has product MTINLHLIRAVALVMGLGFAIVLQAAPGCVSENDVGTIEVPVIQAPGGTGGTGAAPGGMGGTGISTDNGGVGGTGAPLKKRPGGIGGTGAVAGGVGGTGISNDNGGIGGTGIVGTITGFASICVNGVEVHFNKNVPVSENGIAATSTQLAVGQVVAVQAFNSTRGLEAGRISILHVYEGPLTALPRDSLPMRVMGQPVRLASGAQVATGLRAGDPVRVSGLRDARGEVVASRIDRAPGLKEASAIGPVDRSGYLQGLKLSNHPGPAQEMLVRGQWSGRELDVSQSRPDPSLPFIGRAHNAVIEGLVQGRQDHRLVVGGFNVTLARDTTFVGVQPSELGLDRRVRVIGVFSGARDVTATRIELPRERSDSPASNQHGRVRGSEQNTDDSSGSGNSGDSSGSNSSGNSGDSGNSGNSGSDRSGRSGSEGSGVEDTRHGGNDSHGGGDQIERVNVDNSGKSERVEKVDQSGKVEKVEKVEKVEKVEKVERVEKVEKVERPEKVEKVERPEKVEKVERPEKVEKVEKVEKVEKVEKVDHSGRSG; this is encoded by the coding sequence ATGACCATCAATCTGCACCTGATTCGCGCAGTTGCCCTCGTTATGGGCCTGGGGTTTGCGATTGTGTTGCAAGCCGCCCCAGGCTGCGTGAGCGAGAATGACGTGGGCACCATTGAAGTGCCGGTCATCCAGGCTCCGGGTGGCACTGGCGGTACGGGCGCGGCGCCTGGTGGCATGGGCGGTACCGGCATCAGCACCGACAACGGCGGTGTGGGCGGTACCGGTGCGCCGCTGAAAAAACGCCCCGGCGGCATTGGCGGCACTGGTGCCGTTGCAGGCGGCGTGGGTGGCACGGGCATCAGCAATGACAACGGCGGGATCGGTGGCACTGGCATTGTCGGCACCATCACCGGGTTCGCCTCGATCTGCGTCAATGGCGTGGAAGTGCACTTCAACAAAAACGTCCCAGTCAGCGAGAACGGCATTGCCGCCACCAGCACCCAGCTGGCAGTCGGCCAAGTGGTTGCCGTGCAAGCGTTCAATTCCACGCGCGGTCTGGAAGCCGGGCGCATTTCGATCCTGCACGTCTACGAAGGCCCTTTGACAGCCTTGCCTCGAGACTCCTTGCCCATGCGTGTCATGGGGCAACCGGTGCGTCTGGCCAGCGGTGCTCAAGTCGCTACCGGCCTGCGTGCGGGTGATCCCGTGCGGGTCAGCGGGCTGCGCGATGCCCGTGGTGAAGTGGTGGCCAGTCGCATCGACCGGGCGCCCGGCCTCAAGGAGGCCAGTGCCATCGGTCCGGTGGATCGCAGCGGTTATCTGCAGGGCCTCAAACTCAGCAATCACCCAGGTCCGGCCCAGGAAATGCTGGTGCGCGGCCAGTGGTCCGGCCGCGAGCTGGACGTCAGCCAAAGTCGCCCCGACCCGAGCCTGCCCTTCATTGGCCGGGCACACAATGCGGTGATCGAGGGTCTGGTACAGGGTCGGCAGGACCACCGCCTGGTGGTGGGTGGCTTTAACGTGACACTGGCGCGCGACACCACGTTTGTCGGTGTGCAGCCTTCGGAGCTGGGGCTGGATCGACGCGTGCGGGTCATCGGCGTGTTCAGTGGCGCACGTGACGTAACGGCCACGCGTATCGAATTGCCCCGCGAGCGCTCCGATTCGCCAGCCAGCAACCAGCACGGGCGAGTTCGAGGCAGCGAGCAAAATACGGACGACTCAAGTGGCTCGGGCAATTCGGGCGACTCGAGCGGCTCCAATAGCTCTGGCAACTCGGGGGATTCCGGCAACTCGGGGAACTCGGGCAGTGACAGGAGCGGCCGCTCCGGGAGCGAAGGCAGCGGTGTCGAGGATACTCGCCACGGGGGCAATGACAGTCATGGCGGTGGCGACCAGATAGAACGGGTGAACGTGGACAACTCCGGCAAGTCAGAGCGTGTCGAGAAGGTCGACCAATCCGGCAAAGTCGAGAAAGTGGAAAAGGTCGAGAAGGTCGAGAAGGTCGAAAAAGTAGAGAGGGTGGAGAAAGTCGAAAAAGTCGAACGCCCGGAGAAGGTTGAAAAGGTCGAACGCCCGGAGAAAGTCGAGAAAGTTGAGCGACCAGAAAAAGTCGAGAAGGTAGAAAAAGTCGAAAAGGTCGAGAAAGTTGAAAAAGTCGATCACTCTGGCAGGTCGGGTTAA
- a CDS encoding 2-aminoethylphosphonate--pyruvate transaminase, with protein MTKAEFPTTHALATPALGEPYLLTPGPLTTSKATKEAMLRDWGSWDVSFNQVTAEVRQHLLSMAGVEDDSFACVPLQGSGSYSVEAALATAIPRDGKALVLMNGAYGQRATKTLEYLGRDFITLDKGDYLPPQPEEVDALLKANPDVTNVFLVHCETSSGILNPLREIADVVKAHGKSLIIDAMSSFGAVPLTIDDIAFDVVVSSANKCIEGIPGFGFVIIRRSVIEAAKGRANSLSLDIYEQWTYMERTGQWRFTPPTHSVVAFHKALEQHSAEGGVHGRLARYTRNRDVLVSGMRELGFKTLLEDRWLSPIITTFFSPEHPNFEFKRFYDELKARQFIIYPGKLTVADSFRIGCIGQIDEHIVHQLLRAIADSLLAMNVDMQKPAA; from the coding sequence ATGACCAAAGCTGAATTTCCCACCACCCATGCCCTGGCAACACCCGCCCTGGGTGAACCCTACCTGCTGACACCAGGCCCACTGACCACGTCCAAGGCTACCAAGGAAGCGATGCTGCGCGATTGGGGTTCATGGGACGTTTCTTTCAACCAGGTGACCGCTGAAGTTCGCCAGCATCTGCTGAGCATGGCCGGCGTCGAGGATGACAGCTTCGCCTGCGTGCCATTGCAAGGCAGCGGCAGTTACTCGGTGGAGGCTGCGTTGGCCACTGCCATCCCTAGAGACGGCAAGGCTCTGGTGCTGATGAACGGCGCTTATGGCCAGCGTGCCACCAAGACCCTGGAATACCTGGGGCGTGACTTCATCACCCTCGACAAGGGCGATTACCTGCCCCCGCAACCCGAGGAAGTGGACGCCTTGCTCAAGGCCAACCCCGACGTCACCAATGTCTTTCTCGTTCATTGCGAAACCAGCTCCGGCATCCTCAACCCATTGCGCGAAATCGCCGATGTGGTGAAGGCGCATGGCAAGAGTTTGATCATTGACGCCATGAGCTCTTTCGGCGCCGTGCCGCTGACCATCGACGACATCGCTTTTGACGTGGTGGTGTCATCGGCCAACAAATGCATCGAGGGCATTCCAGGCTTTGGCTTCGTGATCATCCGCCGCTCTGTAATAGAAGCCGCCAAGGGTCGCGCCAATTCGCTGAGCCTCGATATCTACGAGCAATGGACCTACATGGAGCGCACCGGCCAATGGCGCTTCACGCCTCCGACCCATAGCGTGGTGGCGTTTCACAAGGCATTGGAACAACACAGCGCAGAAGGCGGTGTGCACGGCCGTTTGGCACGCTACACGCGCAACCGCGATGTCCTGGTCTCAGGCATGCGCGAGCTGGGTTTCAAGACCCTGCTGGAAGATCGTTGGCTGTCGCCGATCATCACCACGTTCTTCAGTCCGGAACATCCGAATTTCGAGTTCAAGCGTTTCTACGATGAGCTCAAAGCCCGTCAGTTCATCATCTACCCGGGCAAATTGACGGTAGCCGACAGTTTCCGCATCGGCTGCATCGGCCAGATCGACGAACACATCGTCCACCAATTGCTGCGCGCCATCGCCGACAGCCTTCTGGCGATGAACGTCGACATGCAAAAGCCGGCAGCCTGA
- a CDS encoding DUF6502 family protein codes for MQSSTLPISVLKALRHVMRPLVRLMLRKGVTYLVFADLLKEVFVDVADREFRLDDKAPTDSRISLLTGVHRKDVRRLRNSSDPASSTLPENITFGAQLVNAWTSAPFCNDAGQPLPLPRLASVGGDRSFDALVAKVSTDIRARVVLDEWLRLGVVRLDEQECVHLEAQAFVPQKGFDEKAAYLGHNLHDHACAAVHNLSSEGPAFFERSVHYDALSPMSVEALREAVASEGMQALLSFNRLAAELEFRDLPSLESRQRITVGLYFYTEASDPDLPTAPKP; via the coding sequence ATGCAATCGTCCACGCTGCCCATCTCCGTCCTCAAAGCCCTGCGGCATGTCATGCGGCCGCTGGTGCGCCTGATGCTGCGCAAAGGCGTCACCTATCTGGTGTTTGCCGATCTGCTCAAGGAGGTTTTTGTCGATGTGGCGGACCGTGAGTTCCGTCTGGACGACAAGGCACCGACCGACAGCCGCATCAGCCTGCTCACCGGCGTGCACCGCAAGGATGTACGGCGTTTGCGCAACAGCAGCGACCCCGCTTCTTCCACGCTTCCGGAAAACATCACCTTCGGTGCGCAACTGGTCAATGCCTGGACCAGCGCACCTTTCTGCAACGACGCTGGCCAGCCACTGCCGCTGCCTCGATTGGCCAGTGTCGGCGGCGACCGTTCCTTTGATGCCCTAGTGGCGAAGGTCAGCACGGACATCAGGGCGCGGGTGGTCCTGGATGAGTGGTTGCGCCTGGGGGTCGTGCGCCTTGATGAACAAGAGTGCGTGCACCTCGAAGCCCAGGCCTTCGTGCCGCAAAAGGGCTTCGATGAGAAAGCGGCTTACCTGGGGCATAACCTGCACGATCATGCCTGCGCTGCGGTACACAACCTGAGCAGCGAGGGGCCGGCCTTTTTTGAACGCAGCGTCCACTATGACGCACTGTCCCCGATGAGCGTCGAGGCGTTGCGCGAGGCCGTTGCCAGCGAGGGGATGCAGGCCCTGTTGAGCTTCAATCGACTCGCCGCCGAGCTGGAATTCCGCGATCTGCCCAGCCTTGAGTCGCGCCAGCGCATCACGGTCGGCCTGTACTTCTACACTGAAGCTTCCGATCCCGACTTACCGACGGCTCCCAAGCCATGA